One Pelobates fuscus isolate aPelFus1 chromosome 8, aPelFus1.pri, whole genome shotgun sequence genomic window carries:
- the LOC134570997 gene encoding uncharacterized protein LOC134570997 produces MARIDSNNEIRKRLSEYKPGCTRNIQGYWCRRVCLQLYGLSGHGKSSFINTCLCVVEDKEHEMVAFSFETEGPITLTRDDYKLGGLYITDNRGLNKLHPEEYLEMAAQFAHLRCHGDVEWENGLENTFETLRNRIDRCHTEIIVPVFVYSAKYDFTKRRPDEISPFIREACRITGIFPLIVLTHCKKINTDMVCEQFRELGASYIMSIENYTAKNPRRNAETDTKILDFLDVCMKKADQAIDIKQHENNNIEFFNEAMRQVKALVKDKLKEKDAKIQELQKEIKIDEGVYLIIQSERAKLKEEINSLKNHKEK; encoded by the exons ATGGCAAGAATTGATTCTAACAATGAGATACGGAAAAGGCTGTCCGAGTACAAGCCAGGGTGCACCCGAAATATCCAAGGATATTGGTGCAGGCGGGTTTGCCTGCAGCTCTATGGATTATCGGGACATGGCAAGTCCTCGTTTATTAACacctgtctgtgtgtggtggaaGACAAAGAACATGAGATGGTGGCTTTTTCTTTTGAAACGGAGGGTCCCATCACATTGACAAGAGATGATTATAAACTGGGAGGCTTGTATATCACTGATAACCGGGGACTTAACAAACTACATCCGGAGGAATATCTAGAGATGGCAGCTCAGTTTG CGCACCTACGATGTCATGGGGACGTGGAATGGGAAAACGGTCTGGAAAACACGTTTGAAACACTTCGAAACAGAATTGATAGGTGCCACACGGAGATCATTGTGCCCGTATTTGTGTATAG CGCAAAATATGATTTTACAAAACGCAGACCAGATGAAATTAGCCCTTTTATCAGAGAAGCCTGCCGCATTACAG GCATCTTTCCCCTTATTGTGCTTAcacattgtaaaaaaataaacactgatATGGTGTGCGAACAATTTCGAGAGCTTGGAGCCAGCTACATCATGAGTATCGAGAACTACACGGCTAAAAACCCCAGACGTAATGCTGAGACGGACACCAAAATCCTGGACTTCCTGGACGTCTGCATGAAGAAAGCCGATCAAGCGATCGACATCAAGCAGCACGAAAATAATAACATAGAATTTTTTAATGAAGCCATGAGACAGGTCAAGGCATTGGTTAAGGACAAACTCAAAGAAAAAGATGCCAAGATACAGGAGctgcaaaaggaaataaaaatcgaTGAAGGAGTATATTTGATAATTCAATCGGAGAGAGCAAAACTGAAAGAAGAGATTAATAGCCTAAAGAACCATAAAgagaagtaa